In a single window of the Acetivibrio clariflavus DSM 19732 genome:
- the yajC gene encoding preprotein translocase subunit YajC: protein MSTGVQEFIVSLLFPVFFLVIMYLIIILPHKRKEKARKQMQDSIKVGDEIMTIGGIMGKVINIKDNEITIETGVDKTKIKVFRYAIDSVTPSENK, encoded by the coding sequence ATGTCTACAGGTGTTCAGGAGTTTATAGTTTCTTTGCTGTTTCCTGTATTTTTTCTGGTAATTATGTATTTAATAATAATTTTGCCGCATAAAAGGAAGGAAAAGGCCAGAAAGCAAATGCAGGATTCCATTAAGGTTGGGGATGAGATAATGACAATCGGTGGAATAATGGGAAAGGTTATAAATATTAAGGATAACGAAATTACTATTGAAACCGGTGTGGATAAAACAAAAATTAAGGTATTCAGATATGCCATTGACAGTGTTACACCATCGGAAAACAAATAA
- a CDS encoding TIGR04086 family membrane protein encodes MINKTGQTAKNIISEHANIVSMVKGIAIAYLITIPLFWIFAFFLYYTDFPDKFFPSAVIITTLVSIVVAGWISSSKIKRKGWLNGGIVGLLYMGILFLVSSLAYRDYSINSHVIIMFIIGVIAGSIGGILGINLRREPRARVNR; translated from the coding sequence ATGATAAACAAAACGGGCCAAACGGCCAAAAACATCATAAGCGAGCACGCAAACATCGTATCGATGGTTAAAGGTATAGCAATAGCATATTTGATAACCATACCGCTGTTCTGGATTTTTGCTTTCTTTTTGTACTATACCGATTTTCCGGATAAATTTTTTCCTTCGGCAGTTATTATAACTACATTAGTAAGTATAGTAGTAGCCGGTTGGATATCCAGTAGCAAGATTAAAAGGAAGGGCTGGTTAAATGGAGGAATTGTCGGACTTTTGTATATGGGTATTTTATTCCTAGTCAGCAGTTTGGCATACAGAGATTATTCCATTAACAGTCATGTGATAATAATGTTTATAATAGGTGTGATTGCAGGTTCAATTGGGGGCATATTGGGGATAAATCTAAGGCGAGAGCCTAGAGCAAGAGTTAACAGATAA
- the queA gene encoding tRNA preQ1(34) S-adenosylmethionine ribosyltransferase-isomerase QueA, with amino-acid sequence MKVSEFYYDLPQELIAQEPLKDRKQSRLMVLDRETGAIEHRIFKDIIEYLNPGDCLVLNDTRVIPARLLGEKEGTGGKIEFVLLKNVGGDIWEVILKPGKRAKPGARFVFGNGELKAEIVDVIEEGNRLVRFEYDGIFEQILDKIGIMPLPPYITKPLEDRERYQTVYSKHKGSAAAPTAGLHFTKDLLEQIKQKGVEIAYVTLHVGLGTFRPVKVENVSEHKMHSEYYNLSEEECNKINTTKKKGGNVIAVGTTSCRVLETVGDESGLLNPKSGWTDIFIYPGYKFKVVDKLITNFHLPESTLLMLVSALAGKDKIMNAYSEAIKEKYRFFSFGDAMFIK; translated from the coding sequence ATGAAAGTTAGTGAATTTTATTATGATTTACCTCAAGAGCTTATTGCCCAGGAGCCTTTAAAAGACAGAAAGCAATCGAGATTAATGGTCTTAGACAGGGAAACGGGCGCTATAGAACATAGAATATTTAAAGATATAATAGAATATTTGAACCCCGGAGACTGCCTTGTTTTGAATGACACAAGGGTAATTCCGGCAAGACTTCTCGGTGAGAAGGAAGGTACCGGAGGGAAAATAGAATTTGTACTGCTGAAAAACGTCGGGGGAGATATATGGGAGGTAATATTAAAACCCGGCAAAAGAGCTAAGCCTGGTGCAAGGTTTGTGTTTGGGAACGGAGAATTAAAAGCTGAAATAGTGGATGTGATTGAGGAAGGTAATAGACTTGTAAGATTTGAATATGATGGAATCTTTGAACAGATATTAGACAAAATTGGAATAATGCCTCTTCCGCCCTATATAACCAAACCTCTTGAGGACAGGGAACGGTATCAGACAGTATATTCCAAACACAAAGGTTCTGCAGCGGCGCCTACTGCAGGTTTGCATTTTACAAAAGATCTATTGGAACAGATTAAGCAAAAAGGCGTAGAAATTGCTTATGTTACATTACATGTTGGGCTTGGTACTTTTAGGCCCGTAAAAGTTGAAAACGTTTCTGAGCATAAAATGCACAGTGAGTATTATAATTTAAGTGAAGAAGAGTGTAATAAAATCAACACTACAAAGAAAAAGGGCGGAAATGTTATAGCTGTAGGTACGACAAGCTGCAGGGTTTTGGAGACGGTCGGAGATGAATCGGGGCTTTTGAATCCGAAGAGCGGATGGACGGATATTTTTATTTATCCGGGATATAAATTTAAAGTTGTGGATAAATTAATAACCAATTTTCACTTGCCTGAATCAACACTATTGATGTTAGTTAGTGCTCTGGCCGGAAAGGATAAAATTATGAATGCCTATAGTGAAGCAATAAAAGAAAAATACAGGTTTTTCAGTTTTGGAGATGCTATGTTTATAAAGTAG
- a CDS encoding carbohydrate-binding protein, which translates to MGFLNFLYNNSESLKNANTSKSKANSKLQPFNEEFSLDLSTEPYGTHIKELDNSYSNSGVEMQDTRNTLRILYSGILAKNGANEIYAVIGYGDNLNWENVTEYPMHKLSDEKFELIFPVTRAGQINMAFRDSSNNWDNNSGNNYTFSNYIYEGSH; encoded by the coding sequence ATGGGATTTTTAAATTTTTTATACAATAATAGCGAATCCTTAAAGAACGCTAATACTTCAAAGTCCAAAGCAAACTCGAAGCTTCAGCCCTTTAACGAAGAGTTCTCTTTGGATTTAAGTACGGAACCCTATGGTACCCATATAAAAGAATTGGATAATTCTTATTCAAACAGCGGTGTTGAGATGCAAGACACAAGAAACACCTTAAGAATCCTGTACAGCGGTATATTGGCTAAAAACGGTGCAAACGAAATATATGCCGTCATCGGATACGGCGATAACCTAAACTGGGAAAACGTTACCGAATATCCGATGCACAAGCTATCCGATGAAAAATTTGAGTTAATCTTCCCTGTAACAAGAGCAGGCCAAATAAATATGGCCTTTAGAGATTCTTCTAACAACTGGGATAACAACTCAGGAAACAACTATACCTTTTCCAATTATATCTACGAGGGCAGCCATTAA
- a CDS encoding NAD-dependent protein deacylase, whose protein sequence is MSVEKLREIICQSDNIVFFGGAGVSTESGIPDFRSANGLYNEKTDSTYSPEEILSHTFFMKHTDKFYEFYKSKMIYKDAKPNNAHIALAKLEEEGKLKAVITQNVDGLHQLAGSKMVLELHGSIHRNYCMNCHKAFQLSYILEASQVPKCDDCGGIVKPDVVLYEEALDSDVLEASLEYISKADVLIVGGTSLSVYPASGLVSYYRGNKLVLINKTQTPYDVRANLILRESIGEVLSKACMK, encoded by the coding sequence ATGAGCGTTGAAAAACTTAGGGAAATTATCTGCCAATCAGACAATATTGTGTTTTTTGGCGGAGCAGGAGTATCAACGGAGAGCGGAATTCCGGATTTTAGAAGTGCAAACGGGCTTTATAACGAAAAGACTGACAGTACCTATTCTCCGGAGGAGATACTTTCCCATACTTTTTTTATGAAACATACCGACAAATTTTACGAGTTTTACAAAAGTAAAATGATTTATAAAGATGCAAAACCCAATAATGCACATATAGCTTTGGCAAAACTTGAAGAAGAGGGGAAGCTGAAAGCTGTAATAACTCAGAATGTAGACGGACTGCATCAATTGGCGGGCAGTAAGATGGTTTTGGAACTTCACGGTTCAATTCACAGGAATTACTGTATGAATTGCCATAAAGCCTTCCAACTCAGCTATATTCTTGAAGCATCACAAGTTCCCAAGTGCGATGACTGCGGTGGAATTGTAAAACCTGATGTAGTGCTTTATGAGGAAGCGTTAGACAGCGATGTTTTGGAAGCATCATTAGAATATATTTCAAAGGCTGATGTTCTCATTGTGGGAGGTACTTCATTATCGGTCTATCCAGCCTCGGGATTGGTATCTTATTATAGAGGGAATAAACTTGTATTGATTAATAAAACTCAGACACCTTATGATGTCAGAGCAAACCTTATTCTGAGGGAAAGTATTGGTGAGGTATTAAGCAAAGCGTGTATGAAGTAA
- a CDS encoding YcdB/YcdC domain-containing protein, with translation MKSKIALFSVLLLIFSILVPATVFAATDPGLENAIKATKQLFDIPDSLSNFSYSVRIEGDLKIWTLNWSSKDNDGTSIEVSIDNTGDVLSYYRYISNEIIKKLPALTESEAQKKAEEIIEKLNPNILDSIKILKRNRNVSINDNAYYFSFVRTHNGIVFPKNGIEISINKQTGELESYSKNWSKDLVFPSADKAITLEEAQKAFKKNLGLALTYKSSLENKNIKVYGAYSPIYNSYYYIDAFTGEKINLGSRYYDTAYGMTLKLGFSLEFSEVAFNEIVLTPEEIAAVEEVSNLLPQEEAEKIARELNILELDDSFTLSSARLYKGWFEKNGYEWNLNFTKSDEKNYSRVNVTIDASTGEITSFSTGFSMPDDDTVKYDKDTAKKAVEEFLNQIQPMKFKETKLEEREDEISTDEEIEKPKYYSFQYTRMVNGIPFEGNGITVEYNAVTGKIFGYNLEWYDVEFPSLEKAVSLDEIYNIFFRDIGLELQYTTAAPEIIFTMEKAENPKQEVKLVYAVKSDKPAILDAFTGTVLDYSGNPYKEEKPLEYTDIAGHYAQDEIEVLAQAGIGLEGPELKPDEKIKQKDFLLLISQIINNGYAFYGKLSLSDNNETDNLYQLLMQEGIIKESEINPDSPLTREDSVKFVIRALKYDKIAELSDIFNCTFKDKDEINPELIGHVVIAKGLNIVNGYGNYFRPKEELKKADALIIIYNYLQL, from the coding sequence ATGAAATCCAAAATTGCACTTTTTAGTGTATTGTTATTAATTTTTAGCATATTAGTGCCTGCAACTGTATTTGCAGCCACAGACCCAGGTCTCGAGAATGCCATAAAAGCAACAAAACAATTGTTTGATATTCCCGACAGCCTCAGTAACTTTTCTTACAGCGTCAGAATTGAAGGAGATTTAAAAATTTGGACTCTGAACTGGAGTTCAAAAGACAATGACGGCACAAGTATCGAGGTGTCCATTGACAATACCGGGGATGTTTTAAGCTATTACAGGTACATAAGCAATGAAATCATAAAAAAACTTCCTGCATTAACTGAATCTGAAGCTCAAAAAAAAGCTGAAGAAATTATTGAAAAACTCAATCCAAACATACTTGACAGCATAAAGATATTAAAAAGGAATCGAAATGTTTCAATTAATGATAACGCATACTATTTTAGTTTTGTCAGAACCCACAACGGTATAGTCTTCCCCAAAAACGGCATAGAAATCTCCATAAACAAACAAACCGGTGAACTTGAAAGTTACAGTAAGAATTGGTCAAAAGACCTGGTCTTCCCTTCTGCTGATAAAGCAATAACTCTTGAAGAAGCCCAAAAGGCTTTTAAAAAGAATCTGGGTCTTGCCCTTACATACAAATCTTCATTAGAAAACAAAAATATTAAAGTATATGGTGCTTATTCTCCCATATATAATTCCTACTACTATATTGACGCTTTTACAGGGGAGAAAATCAATCTTGGCAGCAGATACTACGACACAGCTTATGGCATGACTTTAAAGCTAGGTTTTTCACTTGAATTTTCAGAAGTAGCATTTAATGAAATAGTACTTACTCCCGAAGAAATAGCCGCCGTGGAAGAAGTATCAAATCTATTGCCTCAGGAAGAAGCCGAAAAGATAGCTAGAGAATTAAATATTTTAGAACTTGACGACTCCTTTACTCTTTCAAGTGCACGCCTTTATAAAGGATGGTTTGAAAAAAATGGGTATGAGTGGAACCTGAATTTTACAAAATCCGATGAGAAAAACTATTCGAGAGTAAACGTAACAATTGATGCATCAACCGGTGAAATTACAAGCTTCAGCACAGGATTTTCCATGCCCGATGATGATACAGTAAAATATGACAAAGACACCGCCAAAAAGGCTGTGGAAGAGTTTCTAAACCAAATACAGCCAATGAAGTTTAAAGAAACAAAACTTGAAGAAAGGGAAGATGAAATATCAACCGATGAAGAAATCGAAAAACCAAAATACTATTCTTTCCAATACACAAGAATGGTAAATGGCATTCCCTTTGAGGGCAATGGTATCACAGTAGAATACAATGCAGTTACCGGAAAGATTTTCGGTTACAATTTAGAATGGTATGACGTAGAATTTCCTTCTCTCGAAAAGGCAGTTTCATTAGACGAAATATATAATATTTTCTTTAGAGATATCGGATTGGAACTTCAATACACCACTGCAGCTCCTGAAATTATTTTCACAATGGAAAAAGCAGAAAATCCCAAACAGGAAGTGAAACTCGTATATGCTGTAAAATCCGATAAACCCGCAATACTTGACGCTTTTACAGGAACTGTACTGGATTACTCCGGAAACCCCTATAAAGAAGAAAAGCCCCTTGAATATACTGATATTGCAGGACACTATGCTCAGGATGAAATTGAAGTTCTTGCCCAAGCAGGTATTGGGCTTGAAGGTCCCGAATTAAAACCCGATGAAAAAATCAAACAAAAAGATTTCCTGCTCTTAATCTCACAGATAATAAATAATGGATATGCTTTTTACGGAAAACTTTCATTAAGTGACAATAATGAAACCGATAATCTTTACCAATTGCTTATGCAGGAAGGAATAATAAAAGAAAGTGAAATAAATCCGGATAGTCCTTTGACAAGGGAAGACAGCGTGAAATTTGTAATAAGAGCATTGAAATACGATAAAATAGCAGAACTAAGCGATATTTTCAACTGCACCTTCAAAGACAAGGATGAAATAAATCCTGAACTTATCGGTCATGTTGTTATTGCAAAAGGACTTAACATTGTAAACGGCTATGGAAATTATTTCAGACCGAAAGAAGAACTGAAAAAAGCTGATGCCTTGATAATAATATACAATTATCTGCAGCTCTAA
- a CDS encoding cob(I)yrinic acid a,c-diamide adenosyltransferase, whose amino-acid sequence MEKGLVHIYTGEGKGKTTAAIGLGIRAFGRGKTVYMVQFLKGSETGEMTAIKKLEPGFKLFRFEKERGFVWTLNREEIEELKAEIANAFDFIRDTLKNNRCDVLILDEIIGVLGNGLVEVDEVLDIIKNKPDHVELILTGRNAPEKLIEAADYVSQINCIKHPFQKGLGARKGIEY is encoded by the coding sequence ATGGAAAAGGGTTTAGTGCATATATATACCGGAGAGGGTAAAGGTAAAACAACGGCGGCAATAGGACTAGGTATAAGGGCCTTTGGCAGAGGAAAGACTGTTTATATGGTTCAGTTTTTAAAAGGCAGTGAAACGGGAGAAATGACAGCTATAAAAAAATTGGAACCGGGTTTTAAGCTGTTTCGTTTTGAAAAAGAGAGAGGATTTGTTTGGACTCTAAATAGGGAGGAAATAGAGGAACTAAAAGCTGAAATAGCTAATGCCTTTGATTTTATTAGAGATACTTTAAAGAATAATCGCTGTGATGTCCTTATACTTGATGAAATTATTGGAGTATTGGGAAACGGCCTTGTTGAAGTTGATGAGGTTCTCGATATTATAAAGAATAAACCAGACCATGTTGAATTAATATTGACGGGCAGGAATGCACCTGAAAAACTAATAGAAGCTGCCGATTATGTATCACAGATTAATTGTATAAAACATCCTTTTCAAAAGGGATTAGGCGCAAGAAAAGGAATAGAATACTAG
- a CDS encoding ACT domain-containing protein — translation MTQKPVTSLDVTYNVSLITLNNLPNNIKLISEVFTSIANEGISIDMISKSPSLKGNTTVSFSLLNDDLVKAMSCLNKFNEKASKLSLEIDSFNTKFCVFGKNMKDIPGVAARLFNALAKEDIEIKLVTTSESDISCLIDEKDTDKAIACVKKEFELE, via the coding sequence ATGACTCAAAAACCGGTTACAAGTCTTGATGTTACTTACAACGTTTCGCTCATTACGCTCAATAATCTTCCTAATAACATCAAACTTATATCTGAGGTATTTACTTCCATAGCCAATGAAGGCATAAGTATTGATATGATTAGCAAATCTCCTTCATTGAAAGGAAACACCACTGTATCCTTCAGTCTCCTGAATGATGATTTGGTTAAAGCAATGAGCTGTTTAAACAAATTTAATGAAAAGGCAAGCAAACTCAGCTTGGAAATAGACAGTTTCAACACTAAGTTCTGTGTCTTCGGCAAAAATATGAAAGACATTCCGGGAGTTGCAGCCAGGTTATTTAACGCCCTGGCAAAGGAAGATATTGAGATAAAGCTTGTAACAACCTCCGAGTCTGATATTTCATGCTTGATTGATGAAAAAGATACCGATAAAGCTATAGCTTGTGTAAAAAAGGAATTTGAATTGGAATAA
- the tgt gene encoding tRNA guanosine(34) transglycosylase Tgt, protein MSAVRYELIKKCKQTGARLGRVHTPHGYFDTPAFMPVGTQATVKGMSPDELKAIDAQIILSNTYHLYMRPGHEIVKEAGGLHGFMNWDRPILTDSGGFQVFSLSDLRDIKEEGVTFKSHIDGSKHFFTPEMAIEVQNALGADIIMAFDECIPYPADFNYAKNSLERTTRWAKRCKDAHKNTDRQALFGIVQGGMYKELREQSAYELLELDFPGYAIGGLSVGEPAELMYEMLECTVPLLPEDKPRYLMGVGSPDYLIEGAIRGIDMFDCVLPTRIGRNGTVLTSRGRVIIRDAAYARDYSPLDPECDCYCCRNFTRAYIRHLIKAGEVLGIRLTTWHNLRFLLKLMEDVRKAIMEDRLGDFRNEFFSKFGYK, encoded by the coding sequence ATGAGTGCAGTTAGATATGAATTAATAAAAAAGTGTAAACAAACTGGAGCAAGACTGGGAAGGGTGCATACTCCCCATGGTTATTTTGATACTCCTGCATTTATGCCTGTGGGTACTCAGGCCACTGTAAAAGGTATGTCGCCTGATGAGCTGAAAGCAATTGATGCACAGATAATATTGAGCAATACCTACCACCTTTATATGCGTCCCGGACATGAAATAGTAAAAGAAGCCGGGGGACTGCACGGCTTTATGAATTGGGACAGGCCGATTTTAACCGACAGTGGAGGATTTCAGGTATTCAGCCTTAGTGATTTGAGGGATATAAAAGAAGAAGGTGTAACCTTCAAATCTCATATAGACGGGTCAAAGCACTTTTTTACTCCTGAAATGGCAATAGAGGTGCAAAATGCCCTCGGTGCCGATATAATAATGGCTTTTGACGAATGTATACCTTATCCTGCAGATTTTAACTATGCCAAAAATTCTCTGGAGAGAACGACCCGTTGGGCTAAAAGGTGTAAAGATGCCCATAAAAATACTGACAGACAGGCTCTTTTCGGTATAGTACAGGGAGGTATGTACAAAGAACTTAGGGAACAGAGTGCTTATGAACTTTTAGAGCTTGATTTTCCCGGTTATGCAATTGGGGGATTAAGTGTTGGAGAACCGGCAGAGTTAATGTATGAAATGCTTGAATGTACAGTACCTTTATTGCCCGAAGATAAACCGAGGTATCTTATGGGAGTAGGAAGTCCGGATTATCTTATAGAAGGTGCCATAAGGGGAATAGATATGTTTGACTGTGTACTCCCTACACGTATTGGGAGAAATGGCACTGTTCTTACAAGCAGAGGAAGAGTTATAATAAGAGATGCTGCTTATGCCAGAGACTATTCACCCCTTGATCCGGAATGCGATTGCTACTGCTGCAGGAATTTTACCAGAGCTTATATCAGACATCTTATAAAAGCCGGTGAAGTATTGGGAATAAGGCTTACAACATGGCATAACCTGAGATTTTTGTTAAAATTAATGGAAGATGTAAGAAAGGCTATAATGGAAGATAGACTTGGTGATTTTAGAAACGAGTTTTTCTCTAAATTTGGCTATAAATAA
- the dapA gene encoding 4-hydroxy-tetrahydrodipicolinate synthase, with amino-acid sequence MKKPIFTGSAVAIITPFTESGVDFEKLEELIEFQIKENTDALVICGTTGEASTMPDEEHKEVIKFAVEKVNRRIPVIAGTGSNDTKHAVALTQYAESVGADAVLSVTPYYNKTTQKGLYQHFKIIAESVKIPVMLYNVPSRTNLNIDPQTVKALSEIENITAIKECNLNQVGEIINLCGDDITVYSGNDDQILPLLALGGKGVVSVLANILPKETHNLVASFLAGDIAESRRIQLKYLDLIKALFVEVSPIPVKAAMNLMGMNVGNCRLPLVEMSEKNLNYLKDTLKKYGLIN; translated from the coding sequence ATGAAGAAACCTATATTCACAGGTTCTGCAGTGGCAATTATCACCCCTTTTACAGAAAGCGGTGTGGATTTTGAAAAACTGGAGGAACTAATTGAATTTCAGATAAAGGAAAACACAGATGCACTGGTTATATGCGGTACAACCGGTGAAGCATCCACAATGCCCGATGAAGAACACAAAGAAGTAATTAAGTTCGCAGTGGAAAAAGTAAACAGGAGAATACCGGTTATTGCAGGAACAGGAAGCAACGATACCAAACACGCAGTAGCTCTCACTCAATATGCTGAATCGGTAGGTGCCGATGCTGTTTTGAGTGTTACACCCTATTACAACAAAACTACCCAAAAAGGACTTTATCAACATTTCAAGATAATTGCAGAAAGTGTAAAAATACCGGTTATGCTATATAATGTACCTTCAAGGACAAACTTAAATATCGATCCGCAGACTGTCAAAGCCCTGTCGGAAATTGAAAATATTACAGCCATTAAAGAATGTAACTTAAACCAGGTGGGCGAGATTATAAACTTATGCGGAGATGATATTACAGTATATTCGGGAAACGATGATCAAATCCTGCCGTTACTTGCTCTTGGCGGGAAAGGTGTAGTTTCTGTACTTGCAAATATACTGCCAAAAGAAACTCATAACCTCGTTGCTTCATTCTTAGCCGGTGATATAGCTGAAAGCAGGAGAATTCAACTCAAGTATCTGGATCTTATCAAAGCATTGTTTGTAGAAGTAAGTCCAATTCCGGTAAAAGCAGCGATGAACTTAATGGGTATGAATGTCGGAAACTGTCGTCTTCCATTAGTTGAAATGAGTGAAAAGAACTTGAATTATCTGAAAGACACCTTAAAAAAATACGGCTTAATTAATTAA
- the dapB gene encoding 4-hydroxy-tetrahydrodipicolinate reductase: MINILLSGCNGKMGQVITRLAAEREDLKIVAGYDQNTSIQNTYPVFSDLSKCDVNVDVIIDFSHPAALESLMQYAVSKKIPAVIATTGLFSAQVQMLKDASKVIPVFFSANMSLGVNLLIDLVKKAARVLAKDFDIEIVEKHHNQKIDAPSGTALAIADAINSCLEQQQEYIYDRHSRRKKRSKNEIGIHAVRGGTIVGEHSVIFAGNDEIIEINHIATSKEIFGVGALNAAVFLHKKGSGMYNMDDLIGSK; this comes from the coding sequence ATGATAAACATATTATTAAGTGGCTGCAACGGTAAAATGGGGCAAGTAATTACAAGGCTTGCCGCTGAACGGGAAGATTTAAAAATAGTAGCCGGGTATGATCAAAATACATCCATTCAGAATACATACCCTGTTTTCTCCGATTTAAGCAAATGTGATGTGAATGTGGATGTAATTATTGATTTTTCACATCCCGCTGCTTTAGAAAGTTTAATGCAGTATGCCGTTTCAAAAAAAATACCTGCTGTAATAGCAACTACAGGTCTTTTCAGTGCGCAGGTGCAAATGTTAAAAGATGCCTCAAAGGTAATTCCCGTTTTCTTTTCTGCCAATATGTCATTAGGAGTAAACCTTTTGATTGATTTGGTAAAAAAAGCTGCTCGTGTACTGGCAAAGGACTTTGATATTGAAATTGTTGAAAAACATCACAATCAAAAAATAGATGCCCCCAGCGGTACTGCTTTAGCTATTGCTGATGCTATCAACAGTTGTTTGGAGCAACAGCAGGAGTACATATATGACAGACATTCAAGGCGAAAAAAAAGAAGCAAGAATGAGATCGGAATACATGCCGTAAGAGGCGGGACCATTGTTGGCGAGCATTCGGTTATATTCGCCGGTAATGATGAAATAATTGAAATAAACCACATAGCTACGTCAAAGGAGATATTTGGTGTAGGAGCTCTTAATGCAGCAGTATTTCTGCACAAGAAAGGTTCCGGAATGTACAACATGGACGACTTAATCGGAAGTAAATAA
- a CDS encoding SpoIID/LytB domain-containing protein: MHGEFCKVGLKFCKIEYIFKDKLNKKNLLFILLPLVIVFLSKVVCQAYPGIPEEVRIGLYFNDSKTKQYTAVSSFTIDGETGLKIGSYTADGFVKLIEETTGNALTIKKDESYHAKLADNFDSFEALEQKLDEYISNGIDAYPVFADTWQIWCGFYKDENGMKAELGGVVEFSAVSPSATRIVVFDSKGKVKLMYDSLKGALRIYPKEGKNPALFRINGDSKKVYRGGIEVLRQAESDMTVINVLPLEEYLYGVVPGEIEASSHPEALKAQAVAARTYTVNNLSKYKHLNFNLCSTTYSQVYKGYSVEHPATNKAVDDTRGEIVTYNGKPAEVYYFSSSGGKTEDVKNVWGSSGYPYLVSVDDPYESGNSWHYNWQVSYTAQKIGEIMAQRGYNIGNILGIYITKRSEAGRATELVVKGSKGEQVYKNSNTRSFLSLDSQWYEITTDSDVSVLAQDGSTVNSQLNGKKVLTASGLETVNTSSSISLAGSDDAKRKVPSVPTVYTFTGKGWGHAVGMSQEGAKGMAKAGFTYKEILTHYFTGTEVE, translated from the coding sequence ATGCATGGGGAATTTTGTAAGGTTGGACTAAAATTTTGTAAGATAGAGTACATATTTAAAGATAAATTAAATAAAAAGAACCTTTTATTCATCTTACTGCCGCTGGTGATTGTATTTTTATCCAAGGTAGTATGTCAAGCTTATCCGGGCATACCGGAAGAAGTTAGAATCGGCCTGTATTTCAATGATTCCAAAACCAAACAGTACACTGCAGTATCAAGCTTTACAATCGATGGGGAAACAGGACTGAAAATAGGCAGCTATACAGCTGATGGATTTGTTAAGCTTATAGAAGAGACCACCGGGAATGCATTAACAATAAAGAAAGATGAAAGTTATCATGCTAAATTGGCCGATAATTTTGACAGTTTTGAGGCTTTGGAGCAAAAACTTGATGAATATATAAGCAATGGAATTGATGCCTACCCAGTATTTGCTGACACTTGGCAGATATGGTGCGGTTTTTACAAAGATGAGAATGGTATGAAAGCAGAATTGGGAGGAGTTGTGGAATTTAGTGCTGTTTCTCCTTCTGCAACAAGGATTGTGGTTTTTGACTCCAAAGGCAAAGTAAAACTGATGTATGACAGTTTAAAAGGAGCTTTAAGGATTTATCCTAAAGAGGGAAAGAATCCGGCACTTTTTAGAATTAACGGTGACAGCAAAAAAGTGTATCGTGGTGGGATTGAAGTTTTAAGACAAGCAGAGAGCGATATGACAGTTATAAATGTTTTGCCCCTTGAGGAGTATCTTTATGGGGTTGTGCCGGGGGAAATTGAAGCCAGTTCTCATCCTGAAGCGTTAAAAGCCCAGGCTGTTGCGGCCAGGACCTATACTGTAAACAACTTATCCAAATACAAACATTTGAATTTTAATCTGTGTTCAACAACTTACTCCCAGGTTTATAAAGGTTATAGCGTAGAACATCCTGCCACTAATAAAGCTGTGGATGATACAAGGGGAGAAATTGTTACTTATAACGGCAAGCCGGCAGAAGTTTATTATTTCAGTTCCAGCGGCGGAAAGACAGAAGATGTCAAGAATGTATGGGGAAGCAGCGGATATCCCTATCTGGTAAGTGTGGACGATCCTTATGAATCGGGTAATTCATGGCATTATAATTGGCAGGTTTCCTATACTGCTCAAAAAATAGGCGAAATAATGGCACAGAGAGGATATAACATCGGAAATATACTGGGAATCTATATTACAAAGAGATCGGAAGCCGGCAGGGCAACGGAACTTGTAGTCAAAGGCTCTAAGGGAGAGCAGGTGTATAAAAACAGCAATACCAGATCCTTTTTAAGCCTAGACAGCCAATGGTATGAAATAACCACCGATTCCGATGTTTCTGTTTTGGCGCAGGACGGCAGTACGGTGAACTCTCAGCTTAACGGTAAGAAAGTGCTTACTGCTTCAGGGCTGGAAACTGTAAACACAAGCAGCAGTATAAGCCTGGCGGGTTCTGATGATGCGAAAAGGAAAGTACCTTCTGTTCCGACAGTCTATACCTTTACGGGAAAGGGATGGGGACATGCAGTGGGAATGAGCCAGGAAGGTGCCAAAGGTATGGCAAAGGCCGGTTTTACATACAAAGAGATTCTTACCCATTATTTTACCGGAACTGAGGTTGAATAG